From Microcystis aeruginosa NIES-2549, a single genomic window includes:
- a CDS encoding M23 family metallopeptidase, which produces MLKYLPVKLLRFLAISCLVTLISLGFDRLHPVKANPTLIAQNAWAGASFPVENFQTYTSGFGYRFSPMDGSQQFHAGLDMAAPLGSYIRNWWTGRIVELSDNTGCGTMIKMQSGQWTHIYCHLMGSVQSDSRGTFLIDRSGGIVLTLGQDIPAGARMARVGMTGRTTGPHLHWGLMYGNQYVDPALVLNAMYGSNPSGNT; this is translated from the coding sequence ATGCTAAAGTATCTGCCTGTTAAATTACTGCGTTTTTTAGCGATTAGCTGTCTTGTAACGTTAATTTCTCTAGGATTTGACCGTTTACACCCCGTTAAAGCTAATCCCACCCTCATAGCTCAAAATGCTTGGGCCGGGGCCTCCTTCCCCGTGGAAAACTTCCAAACCTACACCTCTGGTTTCGGTTATCGTTTCTCTCCCATGGATGGCAGTCAACAATTTCATGCCGGTTTAGATATGGCCGCACCCTTAGGCAGTTATATTCGCAATTGGTGGACCGGCAGAATCGTCGAATTATCCGATAATACAGGCTGTGGCACCATGATTAAGATGCAATCGGGTCAATGGACGCATATTTATTGTCATCTCATGGGTTCGGTTCAATCCGATAGCCGCGGTACTTTTTTGATTGACAGGTCAGGAGGAATCGTCCTTACTCTCGGTCAGGATATACCAGCAGGGGCCCGCATGGCTAGAGTGGGAATGACCGGACGCACCACCGGACCACACCTGCACTGGGGACTGATGTACGGCAATCAATACGTTGACCCCGCTTTGGTTTTAAATGCTATGTACGGATCTAATCCTTCCGGTAATACTTAA
- a CDS encoding glycosyltransferase family 9 protein has protein sequence MRILTLVPGGISNQLLFFPTLETLRQTYPQSSIDVLVEPRAKAAYRLCPQVKEVLLFDYRDQYGLADYLNILGVIRDREYEIAISLTNRPAINLLLWLNGVPNRIGYENNGSWFLSEQVPRPTEGYLADNYHALVKGLKIAPPCPPLKLTLNRDDIDWAEMEQQRLNIKDSGYILLYAGGSDLSISQGLETLYPLESWLEIIQGIRHQQPDLPIVAIQGELDEAWVLALKAMDNNLKVSRTADIGKMAAMIAGANLLLATESVPLQLAVAVGTYTLSLLVPSLSKRVLPSGGELHRYIEANTGKVADITPETVLKKIWGR, from the coding sequence ATGCGAATATTAACCCTTGTACCGGGAGGAATTAGCAATCAACTGCTGTTTTTTCCCACTCTAGAAACCCTCCGGCAAACTTACCCCCAAAGCAGCATTGATGTTTTGGTCGAACCTAGGGCAAAGGCTGCCTATCGTCTCTGTCCCCAGGTTAAGGAAGTGCTTTTATTTGACTATCGAGATCAGTACGGATTAGCGGATTATTTAAATATTTTGGGAGTAATTCGGGACCGGGAGTACGAAATCGCCATTAGTCTCACCAATCGTCCTGCTATCAATCTTTTACTCTGGTTAAATGGTGTTCCCAACCGTATAGGCTATGAAAATAATGGCAGCTGGTTCTTATCGGAACAAGTACCCCGGCCAACGGAAGGCTATCTAGCGGATAATTATCACGCACTGGTCAAAGGGTTAAAGATTGCCCCACCCTGTCCACCTTTAAAACTAACCTTGAATCGCGATGATATCGATTGGGCCGAAATGGAGCAGCAACGCCTCAACATCAAGGATAGCGGCTATATTCTCCTCTACGCCGGCGGTAGCGATCTGAGCATCAGCCAAGGACTGGAAACGCTTTATCCCCTGGAGAGTTGGCTAGAAATTATCCAAGGCATTCGCCATCAACAACCGGATTTACCAATTGTCGCGATCCAGGGAGAATTGGATGAAGCTTGGGTTTTAGCACTCAAAGCCATGGATAATAACTTAAAAGTGTCCAGAACGGCCGATATCGGTAAAATGGCCGCTATGATCGCCGGGGCTAATTTATTGTTAGCTACCGAAAGTGTCCCTTTACAGTTAGCCGTGGCCGTGGGAACCTATACCCTATCTCTGCTGGTTCCTTCGTTGTCTAAGAGAGTTTTACCGAGCGGGGGAGAGCTGCATCGATATATTGAGGCTAATACGGGAAAAGTCGCCGATATTACTCCCGAAACTGTCCTGAAAAAGATTTGGGGCAGGTAA
- the serS gene encoding serine--tRNA ligase translates to MLDLKQIRENPEEVQKRLDSRGGSYDIAPILQLNQQQKALELERSSLQARGNEIGKLVGQKVKSGSDVNSPEILAMKTEGNEIKSKLAQLEPQEKAIKAAIDQKILDLPNLPSETTPIGKDERENVEVRRWGEEYKPTNPNILPHWEIGEKLGILDFERAVKIAQSRFVNLIALGAALERALINFMLDRHIVAGYTEVLPPILINSDSLRGTGQLPKFAEESFKCRDDELWLAPTAEVPVTNLYRDEILSSEQLPIKHCAYTPCFRREAGSYGKDTRGLIRLHQFNKVEMVKIVHPDASAGEHESLVANAEAILQALQLPYRVIELCSGDLGFSAAKCYDLEVWLPSANTYREISSCSNFRDFQARRANIRFKEKGQKGTNFVHTLNGSGLAIGRTMAAVLENYQQPDGTVKVPEVLQPYLKREVIC, encoded by the coding sequence ATGTTAGACCTAAAGCAAATTAGAGAAAATCCAGAGGAAGTGCAGAAACGCTTAGATAGTCGGGGAGGTAGTTATGATATTGCCCCTATTCTCCAGTTAAATCAACAACAAAAGGCTTTAGAGTTAGAACGCAGCAGTTTACAGGCCCGGGGTAACGAAATCGGTAAACTGGTGGGACAAAAAGTGAAAAGTGGCAGCGATGTCAACAGTCCCGAAATTTTGGCAATGAAAACAGAAGGAAACGAGATTAAAAGTAAACTAGCTCAATTAGAACCGCAGGAAAAAGCCATTAAAGCGGCCATTGACCAAAAAATCTTAGATTTACCCAATTTACCCAGTGAAACCACTCCCATCGGTAAGGATGAACGGGAAAATGTCGAAGTCAGACGCTGGGGAGAGGAATATAAACCCACCAACCCGAATATTTTGCCTCACTGGGAAATTGGGGAAAAATTGGGCATTTTAGACTTTGAACGGGCAGTAAAGATCGCCCAGAGTCGTTTTGTTAATCTTATCGCCCTCGGGGCAGCCCTAGAAAGAGCTTTAATTAATTTTATGCTCGATCGCCATATTGTCGCCGGTTATACAGAAGTTTTACCGCCAATTTTGATTAATAGTGACTCCCTGCGCGGGACGGGACAACTGCCGAAATTTGCGGAAGAAAGCTTTAAATGTCGAGATGATGAGCTTTGGTTAGCACCAACGGCAGAAGTACCCGTAACTAACCTTTATCGCGATGAAATCCTCTCATCGGAGCAATTACCGATCAAACACTGTGCCTATACCCCTTGTTTTCGTCGAGAAGCGGGCAGCTATGGCAAAGATACGAGGGGCTTGATCCGTTTGCATCAATTTAATAAGGTGGAAATGGTCAAAATCGTCCATCCTGACGCTTCTGCTGGGGAACACGAAAGTTTAGTCGCTAATGCGGAGGCAATCCTGCAAGCTTTACAGTTGCCCTATCGGGTGATTGAATTGTGTAGCGGTGACTTGGGTTTTTCGGCAGCCAAATGTTATGACTTAGAAGTGTGGCTACCTTCGGCTAATACCTATCGGGAAATTTCCAGTTGTTCTAATTTTAGAGACTTTCAGGCACGACGGGCAAATATTCGCTTTAAAGAAAAAGGACAAAAAGGCACTAATTTTGTCCACACCCTCAACGGTTCGGGATTAGCGATCGGTCGTACTATGGCCGCTGTCCTAGAAAATTATCAACAGCCGGACGGGACAGTAAAAGTGCCGGAAGTGCTGCAACCCTATCTAAAACGGGAAGTTATTTGTTAA
- a CDS encoding YceD family protein has product METIFIPHLLKSPDRQRVIIIDNFIPGLETLTPVRGTLLVRHGGNFLEVSVKAETIVTLTCDRCLQQYNHRLQLNTSELIWLDKNKDYDSSYPLEREIAYEDLSETLDPNGDFDPQMWLYEQLCLTLPPRQLCGANCQPPDFLLPENTAIDGRWASLESLKSQLSQSQN; this is encoded by the coding sequence ATGGAAACTATTTTTATCCCCCACCTCCTCAAATCTCCTGATCGACAAAGAGTGATCATCATCGATAATTTTATCCCTGGTCTAGAAACCTTGACACCGGTGCGGGGGACCTTGCTGGTTAGACATGGGGGCAATTTTTTGGAAGTATCGGTGAAAGCAGAAACCATCGTCACCTTAACCTGCGATCGCTGTTTACAACAATATAATCATCGTCTGCAATTAAACACTTCCGAATTAATCTGGCTAGACAAAAATAAAGACTACGATAGCTCCTATCCTCTAGAGCGAGAAATAGCCTACGAAGACCTCTCGGAAACCCTCGATCCTAACGGGGATTTTGACCCGCAAATGTGGTTATACGAGCAGTTGTGTCTAACTTTGCCCCCCCGTCAACTCTGCGGAGCCAATTGTCAACCACCCGATTTTCTGCTTCCGGAAAATACTGCCATCGATGGTCGTTGGGCCTCCCTAGAATCCTTGAAAAGTCAGTTATCTCAATCGCAAAATTGA
- a CDS encoding 2,3-diketo-5-methylthiopentyl-1-phosphate enolase, giving the protein MTIIVDYRFPPAINAEKQAKTIAIGQTAGTWSERHSHRQEQLQQHLAEVVGIREEADGYKVARVRFPQINVENDIASLLTMIFGKYSMAGAGKVVGVYLPESYGTKAKLGITGIRQRLGVYDRPLVMAIFKPALGLSAQDHADILREVAFAGLDVIKDDEIMADLPVAPTHERLDCCRRVLEEVRQQTGRNVLYAVNVTGKADELQRKARLLVKHGANALLLNVLTYGFSVLEALASDPAIDVPIFAHPAFAGAMCAGSDTGLAYSVVLGTMMAHAGADAVLYPAAYGSLPFDPQEEGKIRDILRDRNVFPVPSAGIRPGIVPQVLGDYGRNVILNAGTGIMDHPSGPASGVRAFFEALARIEAGESFDPANLPEGALKQAILEWG; this is encoded by the coding sequence ATGACTATTATCGTCGATTATCGCTTTCCGCCCGCTATTAATGCCGAAAAACAGGCAAAAACGATCGCTATCGGTCAAACCGCCGGCACTTGGAGCGAGCGCCACAGTCATCGTCAAGAGCAGCTGCAACAACACCTAGCGGAAGTGGTGGGGATCAGGGAGGAAGCCGACGGTTATAAGGTGGCTAGGGTGCGTTTTCCCCAGATAAACGTTGAAAATGACATCGCCAGTCTTTTAACCATGATTTTCGGCAAATATTCCATGGCTGGAGCAGGAAAAGTGGTGGGGGTGTATCTCCCCGAAAGCTACGGCACAAAAGCCAAGCTGGGAATCACAGGAATTAGGCAACGTTTGGGGGTTTATGATCGACCTCTAGTCATGGCAATTTTTAAACCCGCTTTAGGACTATCGGCCCAAGATCACGCCGATATCCTGCGAGAAGTGGCTTTTGCTGGCTTAGACGTGATTAAAGATGATGAAATCATGGCGGATCTTCCCGTGGCTCCCACCCACGAGCGCCTAGATTGTTGTCGCCGAGTTTTGGAGGAAGTGCGGCAGCAAACCGGTAGAAATGTTCTCTATGCGGTCAATGTCACTGGAAAAGCGGACGAATTGCAGAGAAAAGCCCGTTTATTAGTGAAACATGGGGCTAATGCCCTATTATTAAACGTTCTTACCTACGGTTTTTCCGTTTTAGAAGCTTTAGCCAGTGATCCGGCGATCGATGTTCCTATTTTCGCCCATCCTGCCTTTGCCGGAGCGATGTGTGCCGGTAGCGATACGGGATTAGCCTATTCTGTGGTTTTGGGGACGATGATGGCCCACGCAGGAGCCGATGCGGTGCTATATCCCGCCGCCTACGGTAGTTTACCCTTCGATCCGCAGGAGGAGGGCAAAATTCGCGATATTTTGCGCGATAGAAACGTTTTTCCGGTTCCCTCGGCCGGCATTCGTCCAGGTATTGTTCCCCAGGTCCTTGGGGATTACGGACGTAATGTTATCCTCAATGCGGGAACTGGAATTATGGACCACCCATCGGGACCGGCCAGTGGTGTGAGGGCTTTTTTTGAAGCTTTAGCCAGAATAGAAGCGGGTGAGTCCTTTGATCCGGCCAATTTGCCAGAAGGAGCCTTAAAACAGGCAATTCTAGAGTGGGGTTAA